From the genome of Kaistella daneshvariae, one region includes:
- a CDS encoding STM3941 family protein, translating to MNRIEIYSNKKKAFLLLIGSIAFVVLGFFCFLNAENMTTFRVRNPIIIKIVGIASVLLFGFGIYVSIKQLIQKKLMLILDEKGINSHPVKDEYIKWNDIEEFSEIKINSVKIIIIKLNNPEYYINNETNKFRKKLMEFNFSNYGSPFNITVGTMNIGHKDLIKMLNQNLKRQKYIA from the coding sequence ATGAATAGAATAGAAATTTACTCAAATAAAAAGAAAGCATTTCTTTTATTAATTGGATCAATTGCATTTGTTGTTCTTGGATTTTTTTGCTTTTTAAATGCTGAAAATATGACAACTTTTAGAGTTCGAAATCCAATAATTATTAAAATTGTCGGAATTGCATCTGTTCTACTTTTTGGATTTGGAATTTATGTTTCAATAAAACAACTAATTCAAAAAAAATTAATGTTGATACTCGACGAAAAAGGAATAAATTCACATCCTGTAAAAGACGAATACATAAAATGGAATGATATTGAAGAATTTTCAGAAATAAAAATAAACAGCGTTAAAATTATTATCATTAAACTTAACAATCCTGAATATTATATAAATAACGAAACAAATAAATTTCGTAAAAAATTAATGGAATTTAATTTTAGTAACTACGGTTCACCATTTAATATTACCGTTGGGACAATGAATATTGGTCACAAAGACTTGATTAAAATGCTAAATCAAAATTTGAAAAGACAAAAATACATCGCCTAA
- a CDS encoding restriction endonuclease, translating to MTLDFKEIPQASGGSGLQDTFELFARDFFEILGYEIIQHPDRGADGKKDLIIQETRTGVSGTTKIKWLVSCKHYAHGGKSVSDTDEPNILDRISVHNCDGFIGFYSTLPATSLGTNFEGLKKKTNIQSFDKEQIEKILLETPQGLKLASRYFPVSYEKYTVENPKPAKIFSEELSINCEYCNKNLLENKTGIFVTLRKPSDHNAEVYKRNPYEEAYFSCKGKCDTILKNKYLQTENYIDEWCDITDYLTPTGYIKKTMAWMNSLNLEDEKVDKKAFDKLKKLFLNCFPHISREQTTAEKERIKEYLQNGFGEFL from the coding sequence ATGACATTAGACTTTAAAGAAATACCACAAGCAAGTGGAGGCTCTGGCCTCCAAGACACTTTTGAACTTTTCGCAAGAGACTTTTTTGAAATTCTAGGATACGAAATAATTCAACATCCAGACAGAGGTGCTGATGGAAAAAAAGACTTAATTATTCAGGAGACAAGGACGGGTGTTTCAGGGACAACAAAAATAAAGTGGTTAGTAAGCTGTAAACATTATGCTCACGGTGGCAAATCAGTGTCAGACACGGACGAACCAAATATTCTTGACAGAATTTCTGTTCACAATTGTGACGGTTTTATCGGCTTCTATTCGACACTTCCTGCGACCTCATTGGGAACCAACTTTGAAGGACTAAAGAAGAAAACCAACATTCAAAGTTTTGACAAGGAGCAAATAGAAAAAATTCTACTTGAAACACCTCAAGGATTAAAGTTAGCCAGTAGATATTTTCCAGTTAGTTATGAAAAATATACTGTAGAAAACCCCAAACCAGCTAAAATATTTTCTGAAGAACTAAGTATTAACTGCGAATATTGTAACAAGAATTTATTAGAAAATAAAACAGGAATTTTTGTTACCCTTCGTAAACCTTCTGACCACAATGCGGAGGTCTATAAACGAAATCCTTATGAGGAGGCTTATTTTAGTTGTAAAGGAAAATGTGATACTATTCTCAAAAATAAATATCTACAAACCGAGAACTACATTGACGAATGGTGTGATATTACAGACTATTTGACACCGACAGGCTATATAAAAAAGACTATGGCTTGGATGAACTCATTAAATCTTGAAGATGAAAAAGTCGACAAAAAAGCCTTTGACAAATTGAAGAAACTTTTCCTAAACTGTTTTCCGCATATTTCACGTGAGCAGACGACTGCAGAAAAAGAAAGAATTAAAGAATATCTTCAAAATGGATTTGGTGAATTTCTATGA